Proteins encoded by one window of Nocardia goodfellowii:
- the rpmB gene encoding 50S ribosomal protein L28, which translates to MAAVCDVCAKGPGFGKSVSHSHRRTNRRWNPNIQTVRAQVAPGNTRRMNVCTSCLKAGKVTR; encoded by the coding sequence ATGGCTGCCGTCTGCGACGTCTGCGCCAAGGGCCCCGGCTTCGGGAAGTCGGTCTCGCACTCGCACCGGCGTACCAACCGTCGCTGGAACCCGAACATCCAGACCGTGCGCGCGCAGGTTGCCCCCGGCAACACCCGCCGCATGAACGTGTGCACCTCCTGCCTGAAGGCCGGCAAGGTCACCCGCTGA